The proteins below come from a single Aegilops tauschii subsp. strangulata cultivar AL8/78 chromosome 6, Aet v6.0, whole genome shotgun sequence genomic window:
- the LOC141025628 gene encoding uncharacterized protein isoform X5 produces the protein MQRLCYLLNLSTANFILQSWIKFALVFASQLALKADVFYNRVTNMTIWGNHSTTQVPNFLNAKINGRPVKEVIKDTKWLEEDFPITVQKVHGEGGGAAEAVAPGVREGVADRCRRLARGGLHVFMTSHLPR, from the exons ATGCAGAGACTCTGTTATCTCTTGAATTTATCCACTGCCAACTTTATCCTGCAGTCATGGATAAAGTTTGCATTAGTCTTTGCCAGCCAG CTAGCATTAAAAGCTGATGTGTTTTATAACAGAGTGACAAATATGACTATTTGGGGAAACCATTCAACAACTCAG GTTCCTAATTTCTTGAATGCCAAAATTAATGGGAGGCCAGTAAAAGAAGTCATCAAAGATACAAAGTGGCTAGAAGAGGATTTTCCGATAACTGTTCAAAAG GTACATGGAGAAGGTGGTGGTGCCGCCGAGGCTGTTGCTCCCGGTGTTAGAGAGGGCGTCGCTGACCGATGCCGCCGGCTTGCCCGAGGTGGCCTGCACGTCTTCATGACCAGCCATCTCCCCAGGTGA
- the LOC141025628 gene encoding uncharacterized protein isoform X4, producing MQRLCYLLNLSTANFILQSWIKFALVFASQLALKADVFYNRVTNMTIWGNHSTTQVPNFLNAKINGRPVKEVIKDTKWLEEDFPITVQKVHGEGGGAAEAVAPGVREGVADRCRRLARGGLHVFMTSHLPRQILPPRHSG from the exons ATGCAGAGACTCTGTTATCTCTTGAATTTATCCACTGCCAACTTTATCCTGCAGTCATGGATAAAGTTTGCATTAGTCTTTGCCAGCCAG CTAGCATTAAAAGCTGATGTGTTTTATAACAGAGTGACAAATATGACTATTTGGGGAAACCATTCAACAACTCAG GTTCCTAATTTCTTGAATGCCAAAATTAATGGGAGGCCAGTAAAAGAAGTCATCAAAGATACAAAGTGGCTAGAAGAGGATTTTCCGATAACTGTTCAAAAG GTACATGGAGAAGGTGGTGGTGCCGCCGAGGCTGTTGCTCCCGGTGTTAGAGAGGGCGTCGCTGACCGATGCCGCCGGCTTGCCCGAGGTGGCCTGCACGTCTTCATGACCAGCCATCTCCCCAG
- the LOC141025628 gene encoding uncharacterized protein isoform X6: MMLVSGPRVAVSGLRRADCRAVPALMKMNVSCSSMPVGISEKTAKEAEDNVLPREMHNIQYSYVPHNAPHKVPAPFPAAVRRRERRLLDLEMEVSTTYRTRAPLLSDSSSLSCSALCSG; encoded by the exons ATGATGCTTGTCTCCGGGCCGCGCGTCGCCGTCTCCGGGCTGAGGCGAGCCGACTGCCGCGCAG TGCCTGCTCTCATGAAGATGAATGTGTCATGTTCGTCAATGCCGGTGGGTATATCTGAAAAAACTGCAAAGGAAGCAGAAGACAATGTGCTCCCGAGAGAGATG CACAATATTCAATACTCTTATGTCCCGCACAATGCACCGCACAAGGTCCCTGCTCCCTTCCCTGCTGCAG TGAGGAGACGAGAGAGGAGATTGCTGGATCTGGAAATGGAGGTCAGCACCACCTACAGGACAAGAGCGCCGCTCCTCTCCGACTCTTCAAGTCTCTCATGCTCTGCTCTTTGCTCTGGCTGA
- the LOC109758651 gene encoding amine oxidase [copper-containing] zeta, peroxisomal isoform X1 has protein sequence MAVSEEKAQGCRSGAAAGKAASPVKPNSGAVMEEITDSPSTTAKASSKGIYGIPIMTRAQRSHPLDPLSAAEIAVAVATVRAAGRTPEVRDSMRFVEVVLLEPEKNVVALADAYFFPPFQPSLLPRTKGGPVIPSRLPPRRARLVVYNKQTNETSIWVVELSEVHAATRGGHHRGKVISSEVVPDVQPAMDAMEYAECEATVKDFPPFIEAMKKRGIDDMELVMVDAWCAGYYSDADAPNRRLGKPLIFCRTESDNPMENGYARPVEGIHVIVDMQNNVVIEFEDRKFVPLPPPDHLRNYTTGETRGGVDRSDVKPLIISQPEGPSFRITGSFVEWQKWNFRVGFTPKEGLVIHSVAYVDGNRGRRPIAHRLSFVEMVVPYGDPNEPHYRKNAFDAGEDGLGKNAHSLKKGCDCLGYIKYFDAHFTNFTGGVETIENCVCLHEEDHGILWKHQDWRTGLAEVRRSRRLTVSFICTIANYEYGFYWHFYQDGKIESEVKLTGILSLGALMPGEQRKYGTTIAPSLYAPVHQHFFVARMDMAVDCKPNEAYNQVVEVNVKVESSGPNNVHNNGFYAEEELLQSELQAMRDCDPSSARHWIVRNTRTVNRTGQPTGYKLIPGSNCLPFCLPEAKFLRRAGFLKHNLWVTSYKSDEIFPGGEFPNQNPRIHEGLATWVKKDRSLEETNIVLWYVFGITHIPRLEDWPVMPVERSGFMLMPHGFFNCSPAVDVPPASDVDAKEAETPKDIQTELISKL, from the exons ATGGCTGTCTCCGAGGAAAAGGCGCAGGGATGCCGCAGCGGCGCGGCCGCCGGCAAGGCCGCCTCTCCCGTGAAGCCCAACAGCGGCGCTGTGATGGAGGAGATCACGGATTCCCCGTCCACCACCGCTAAGGCCTCGTCCAAAGGTATATACG GAATCCCAATCATGACGAGGGCCCAGAGAAGCCACCCTTTAGACCCATTATCTGCTGCTGAAATTGCTGTGGCTGTAGCAACTGTTAGAGCTGCTGGAAGAACTCCTGAA GTACGAGACAGCATGCGTTTTGTTGAAGTTGTGCTCCTGGAGCCAGAAAAGAATGTTGTGGCATTAGCTGATGCATACTTCTTTCCACCATTCCAACCATCTCTTCTTCCCAGAACCAAAGGTGGTCCTGTGATCCCAAGCAGGCTCCCACCTAGGAGGGCCAGACTTGTTGTCTACAATAAGCAAACAAATGAGACTAGCATTTGGGTTGTTGAACTGTCTGAAGTGCATGCTGCTACTAGGGGCGGACACCACAGAGGCAAGGTTATATCATCAGAAGTTGTTCCAGATGTTCAGCCTGCAATG GACGCGATGGAATATGCTGAATGTGAAGCTACAGTAAAAGATTTCCCCCCTTTTATTGAAGCCATGAAGAAAAGAGGCATTGATGACATGGAGCTTGTCATGGTAGATGCATG GTGTGCAGGCTATTATAGTGATGCTGATGCTCCCAACCGAAGACTTGGCAAGCCTCTAATCTTTTGTAGAACTGAAAGTGATAACCCTATGGAGAATGGATATGCTCGTCCTGTTGAAGGGATCCATGTTATTGTTGATATGCAGAATAATGTTGTAATAGAGTTCGAAGATAGGAAGTTTGTCCCTCTTCCTCCACCAGATCATTTGAGAAACTATACTACTGGGGAGACACGAGGTGGTGTCGATAGAAGCGATGTGAAGCCTCTTATTATCAGTCAACCTGAAGGCCCAAGTTTCCGTATTACTGGCTCTTTTGTGGAGTGGCAGAAG TGGAATTTCCGTGTTGGCTTTACACCCAAGGAAGGTTTAGTTATTCATTCTGTTGCATATGTTGATGGAAACCGTGGACGTCGTCCAATCGCTCACAGGCTGAGTTTTGTTGAAATGGTTGTTCCTTATGGAGATCCGAACGAACCACATTACAGGAAGAATGCATTTGATGCTGGAGAAGATGGGCTTGGAAAAAATGCACACTCTCTTAAGAAG GGATGTGATTGCTTGGGATACATAAAATACTTTGATGCGCATTTTACGAATTTTACTGGTGGTGTGGAGACAATTGAAAATTGTGTTTGTTTACATGAGGAGGACCATGGAATCCTCTGGAAACATCAAGATTGGAGAACAGGATTGGCTGAAGTTAGACGATCACGCAGGCTTACTGTCTCATTTATATGCACAATTGCTAACTACGAATATGGATTCTATTGGCACTTTTATCAA GATGGTAAAATAGAATCTGAAGTAAAGCTTACCGGAATTCTAAGCTTGGGAGCTCTAATGCCTGGGGAACAAAGGAAATATGGCACAACTATTGCTCCTAGTTTGTATGCACCAGTTCATCAACATTTCTTTGTTGCCCGTATGGACATGGCAGTGGACTGCAAACCAAACGAAGCTTATAATCAG GTGGTTGAGGTAAATGTTAAAGTTGAAAGTTCAGGCCCAAATAATGTGCATAACAATGGCTTCTACGCTGAAGAAGAGCTTCTGCAATCTGAGTTACAGGCCATGCGTGATTGTGACCCTTCCTCTGCACGACATTGGATT GTAAGGAACACAAGGACTGTAAATCGTACTGGGCAGCCAACAGGTTACAAGCTCATACCTGGTTCAAATTGTCTGCCATTCTGCCTGCCAGAGGCAAAGTTCCTGAGAAGAGCTGGATTTTTAAAGCATAATCTTTGGGTTACATCATACAAAAGTGATGAGATATTCCCTGGAGGAGAATTTCCTAATCAGAACCCGCGCATCCATGAGGGTCTAGCTACATGGGTCAAGAAGGATAGATCCTTGGAAGAAACCAACATAGTTCTCTG GTATGTTTTCGGGATCACCCATATCCCAAGGCTCGAAGACTGGCCTGTCATGCCAGTGGAACGCAGCGGCTTCATGCTCATG CCTCATGGATTCTTCAACTGTTCGCCTGCTGTCGATGTTCCTCCTGCATCCGATGTGGACGCCAAGGAAGCTGAGACGCCAAAGGACATCCAAACCGAGCTCATTTCAAAGCTGTGA
- the LOC109758651 gene encoding amine oxidase [copper-containing] zeta, peroxisomal isoform X2: MAVSEEKAQGCRSGAAAGKAASPVKPNSGAVMEEITDSPSTTAKASSKGIPIMTRAQRSHPLDPLSAAEIAVAVATVRAAGRTPEVRDSMRFVEVVLLEPEKNVVALADAYFFPPFQPSLLPRTKGGPVIPSRLPPRRARLVVYNKQTNETSIWVVELSEVHAATRGGHHRGKVISSEVVPDVQPAMDAMEYAECEATVKDFPPFIEAMKKRGIDDMELVMVDAWCAGYYSDADAPNRRLGKPLIFCRTESDNPMENGYARPVEGIHVIVDMQNNVVIEFEDRKFVPLPPPDHLRNYTTGETRGGVDRSDVKPLIISQPEGPSFRITGSFVEWQKWNFRVGFTPKEGLVIHSVAYVDGNRGRRPIAHRLSFVEMVVPYGDPNEPHYRKNAFDAGEDGLGKNAHSLKKGCDCLGYIKYFDAHFTNFTGGVETIENCVCLHEEDHGILWKHQDWRTGLAEVRRSRRLTVSFICTIANYEYGFYWHFYQDGKIESEVKLTGILSLGALMPGEQRKYGTTIAPSLYAPVHQHFFVARMDMAVDCKPNEAYNQVVEVNVKVESSGPNNVHNNGFYAEEELLQSELQAMRDCDPSSARHWIVRNTRTVNRTGQPTGYKLIPGSNCLPFCLPEAKFLRRAGFLKHNLWVTSYKSDEIFPGGEFPNQNPRIHEGLATWVKKDRSLEETNIVLWYVFGITHIPRLEDWPVMPVERSGFMLMPHGFFNCSPAVDVPPASDVDAKEAETPKDIQTELISKL; this comes from the exons ATGGCTGTCTCCGAGGAAAAGGCGCAGGGATGCCGCAGCGGCGCGGCCGCCGGCAAGGCCGCCTCTCCCGTGAAGCCCAACAGCGGCGCTGTGATGGAGGAGATCACGGATTCCCCGTCCACCACCGCTAAGGCCTCGTCCAAAG GAATCCCAATCATGACGAGGGCCCAGAGAAGCCACCCTTTAGACCCATTATCTGCTGCTGAAATTGCTGTGGCTGTAGCAACTGTTAGAGCTGCTGGAAGAACTCCTGAA GTACGAGACAGCATGCGTTTTGTTGAAGTTGTGCTCCTGGAGCCAGAAAAGAATGTTGTGGCATTAGCTGATGCATACTTCTTTCCACCATTCCAACCATCTCTTCTTCCCAGAACCAAAGGTGGTCCTGTGATCCCAAGCAGGCTCCCACCTAGGAGGGCCAGACTTGTTGTCTACAATAAGCAAACAAATGAGACTAGCATTTGGGTTGTTGAACTGTCTGAAGTGCATGCTGCTACTAGGGGCGGACACCACAGAGGCAAGGTTATATCATCAGAAGTTGTTCCAGATGTTCAGCCTGCAATG GACGCGATGGAATATGCTGAATGTGAAGCTACAGTAAAAGATTTCCCCCCTTTTATTGAAGCCATGAAGAAAAGAGGCATTGATGACATGGAGCTTGTCATGGTAGATGCATG GTGTGCAGGCTATTATAGTGATGCTGATGCTCCCAACCGAAGACTTGGCAAGCCTCTAATCTTTTGTAGAACTGAAAGTGATAACCCTATGGAGAATGGATATGCTCGTCCTGTTGAAGGGATCCATGTTATTGTTGATATGCAGAATAATGTTGTAATAGAGTTCGAAGATAGGAAGTTTGTCCCTCTTCCTCCACCAGATCATTTGAGAAACTATACTACTGGGGAGACACGAGGTGGTGTCGATAGAAGCGATGTGAAGCCTCTTATTATCAGTCAACCTGAAGGCCCAAGTTTCCGTATTACTGGCTCTTTTGTGGAGTGGCAGAAG TGGAATTTCCGTGTTGGCTTTACACCCAAGGAAGGTTTAGTTATTCATTCTGTTGCATATGTTGATGGAAACCGTGGACGTCGTCCAATCGCTCACAGGCTGAGTTTTGTTGAAATGGTTGTTCCTTATGGAGATCCGAACGAACCACATTACAGGAAGAATGCATTTGATGCTGGAGAAGATGGGCTTGGAAAAAATGCACACTCTCTTAAGAAG GGATGTGATTGCTTGGGATACATAAAATACTTTGATGCGCATTTTACGAATTTTACTGGTGGTGTGGAGACAATTGAAAATTGTGTTTGTTTACATGAGGAGGACCATGGAATCCTCTGGAAACATCAAGATTGGAGAACAGGATTGGCTGAAGTTAGACGATCACGCAGGCTTACTGTCTCATTTATATGCACAATTGCTAACTACGAATATGGATTCTATTGGCACTTTTATCAA GATGGTAAAATAGAATCTGAAGTAAAGCTTACCGGAATTCTAAGCTTGGGAGCTCTAATGCCTGGGGAACAAAGGAAATATGGCACAACTATTGCTCCTAGTTTGTATGCACCAGTTCATCAACATTTCTTTGTTGCCCGTATGGACATGGCAGTGGACTGCAAACCAAACGAAGCTTATAATCAG GTGGTTGAGGTAAATGTTAAAGTTGAAAGTTCAGGCCCAAATAATGTGCATAACAATGGCTTCTACGCTGAAGAAGAGCTTCTGCAATCTGAGTTACAGGCCATGCGTGATTGTGACCCTTCCTCTGCACGACATTGGATT GTAAGGAACACAAGGACTGTAAATCGTACTGGGCAGCCAACAGGTTACAAGCTCATACCTGGTTCAAATTGTCTGCCATTCTGCCTGCCAGAGGCAAAGTTCCTGAGAAGAGCTGGATTTTTAAAGCATAATCTTTGGGTTACATCATACAAAAGTGATGAGATATTCCCTGGAGGAGAATTTCCTAATCAGAACCCGCGCATCCATGAGGGTCTAGCTACATGGGTCAAGAAGGATAGATCCTTGGAAGAAACCAACATAGTTCTCTG GTATGTTTTCGGGATCACCCATATCCCAAGGCTCGAAGACTGGCCTGTCATGCCAGTGGAACGCAGCGGCTTCATGCTCATG CCTCATGGATTCTTCAACTGTTCGCCTGCTGTCGATGTTCCTCCTGCATCCGATGTGGACGCCAAGGAAGCTGAGACGCCAAAGGACATCCAAACCGAGCTCATTTCAAAGCTGTGA